Genomic window (Streptomyces sp. LX-29):
GCAGCGCGGTCCAGTCGACCTCGCACCCCTCGACGGGCTCGAACAGCTCGCCGGTGAACCGCCAGAGCGCCTCCAGCCCCGCGCGCATCCGCTCATGGCTCTCCGCCGTGCCGTCGCCGAGCCGCAGCGTCCAGTGCTCGGCGTGGTCCCGGTGGTACGTGACCTCCTTGACCGCCTTCGCGGCGAGCGGGGCGAAGGGTCCGGAGCCGGCGGCCAACTGGTCGTAGAGCAGCTCCTGGTAGGTGGAGAAGTACAGCTGGCGGGCGATGGTGTGGGCGAAGTCCCCGTTGGGCTGCTCCACCAGCTGGAGGTTGCGGAAGGCCCGCTCCTCGCGGAGGTAGGCCAGCTCGTCCTCGTCGCCGGCCATGGACAGCAGCACCCGGGCCTGTCCGAGCAGGTCGAGGGCGATGTTGGCGAGGGCCACCTCCTCCTCCAGCACGGGGGCGTGGCCGGCCCACTCCCCCAGCCGGTGAGAGAGCACCAGCGCGTCGTCGCCCAGGGCGAGTGCGGCGATCACAGGTGACGCACCCCCTCCGGGATGGCGTAGAAGGTCGGGT
Coding sequences:
- the paaC gene encoding 1,2-phenylacetyl-CoA epoxidase subunit PaaC codes for the protein MIAALALGDDALVLSHRLGEWAGHAPVLEEEVALANIALDLLGQARVLLSMAGDEDELAYLREERAFRNLQLVEQPNGDFAHTIARQLYFSTYQELLYDQLAAGSGPFAPLAAKAVKEVTYHRDHAEHWTLRLGDGTAESHERMRAGLEALWRFTGELFEPVEGCEVDWTALHDGWLTRVSDVLARATLSLPEGPRQTAWMAGGGRQGIHTESFGRMLAEMQHLHRSHPGATW